The Triticum urartu cultivar G1812 chromosome 5, Tu2.1, whole genome shotgun sequence genome contains the following window.
CCGAGTTACACGCAAAAGGGTTGGCCAGACTTTCTGGCACATGTTATATGCTTTGTGCATATAACCACTTGCAAATCTTGACATTAGTTTCTATTGGAAGGCTCTGCTGCTTTATAACCTTCCATGACAAGAAACTATAAATAGCATGTACGCGTTTCTTTTCGATTCCTGTATCAGACTGTTGCTCTAATGTTTGTTCCAGGTTGAGAATGGCAAGAAGATGCTTATTCTACATGGTACAAAGACTAGCACAGTTTTGAAAGATGTGCTCGCAGATCTTTTTCACCTGAAGCGTGATCATGCTGTGAAGTACACCAAGAAGAACGACAACATCAGGCCATTTGAGAGCGGGGGTGAAACTTCCCTGGAGTTCTTCTCCCTTAAATCTGACTGCAGCCTCTTAGTGGTAAGTTATATCAGTTCCCATTGTGTAAGTGGTGAGACTTGTTACTCACTTCAGAAAAAAATATATTAAACTGATGATCGCAGAAGTAGACTGAGCTAGGCAATGACTCATCTGAAACTTTTTCCATGTCTGTTATGGTGACCTGTTCATTTTATTTCTTTGTATATTAAATGTAGAGAATATTATTCTCTATTAATTTTAACTGTaactatttatgtttttgcagtATGGTTCTCATTCAAAGAAGAGGCCCAACAATCTTGTTTTGGGAAGGACTTACGATCACCACATATACGACCTTGTTGAAGTAGGAGTTGAGAACTACAAATCCATAGAATCCTATGCATATGATAAAAAGTTGGCGCCTAAACTTGGGACCAAGCCTTTCTTTGCCTTCATTGGGGAGCACTTTGAGAGTGTCGATGAgctgaagcatttgaaggaaatGCTCCTTGATCATTTCAAAGGAGAGGTGTGCATCTTTATATAAGTTAGAGAGTAGGGCAGGGATAATCCCTTGAGCTTAATTTAGTAACCTGTTTATTGTTGATACAGGTGGTAGAGAACCTGAACCTCGCTGGTGTAGATCGGATATTCGTGTGCACAGCAATTTCCCCTACTACTGTCTACATGATGCACTGTGCTCTCCGTCTAAAAAGGTCAGGCACATCTATTCCTAGGATGGAGCTGGTTGAAGTCGGTCCTTCAATGGACCTGGTAGTTAGGCGGCACCAACGTCCATCTGAAAGTTTACAGAAGGAAGCTATGAAGGCTCCTGGTCATGCTAAGAAGGTAAATCCAATGGAACAGCTGTCTTTTGTTCATCAGATATTGTTATCCTGCTGGTTAGGTTGCAAAATGGCGCCATTAGCCATAAACAACTATACTTCCTGCCCTAATTTTGACACCAATAACTTGTATTCCAGTATGAACTCAGAACTACATTTAACATATTTGCAGGTGAAAAATGTGACGAATAATCCAATTGATGGCAAGGAGGGCAGGATCTACATTCCAGACCAGGAGGTTTGTGTCTCTAAACTGTTTCACTAGCAGCTGTGAAGCTTAAATATTAACCTATTTGCCACACTAATCCGATCCATGGTTTTCTGACCGAAAGGTTTCGAAATTGACCTTAACAAGCGACATAAAGGGCCTGAAGCGGGAGCGCCGTGAAGCCAAGAAAAACAAGGAGAATTCGAAGAAGCAAAAGGTCAACCCCGAGTGAATAACGCAGAAGGCTACTCATTCTTGGTAACTGGTCATTTTTAAGGATTTTTGGTGCACCTGACGATCGCAGCGGCTGTGTTAAGCCAACTGGAGACCAACTTGTTAGGTTGAGCTGTAAATAGTGCGGTACCGTCTTTTTAGGCCGTAAAACCTGTCTATGGACTTCTGCATCTGTGTTGAGGCAGCTTATCTATCAGACATTATTAGTGTGAAATTTTTGGAGCAACGTGTGTTACGAGTATTTTGTTTTAGTATTGTTGTTAGTCCTTGATATTAGCTGA
Protein-coding sequences here:
- the LOC125510809 gene encoding ribosome production factor 2 homolog, which gives rise to MSKMVAIRVPRNMRAKRELLKHAPKLVENGKKMLILHGTKTSTVLKDVLADLFHLKRDHAVKYTKKNDNIRPFESGGETSLEFFSLKSDCSLLVYGSHSKKRPNNLVLGRTYDHHIYDLVEVGVENYKSIESYAYDKKLAPKLGTKPFFAFIGEHFESVDELKHLKEMLLDHFKGEVVENLNLAGVDRIFVCTAISPTTVYMMHCALRLKRSGTSIPRMELVEVGPSMDLVVRRHQRPSESLQKEAMKAPGHAKKVKNVTNNPIDGKEGRIYIPDQEVSKLTLTSDIKGLKRERREAKKNKENSKKQKVNPE